TTCTTTCGCGGACTCCAACAAGAGAGGATACATGAGATCTGCATTAGATAACTCTGGTTGATCCGGAATTACGAAAGGAGTCGCAATTTTAGACTCAAGCTTTACCAGTTGTATCATTTCATTATTTATCATTTGATGATAAGAGATCCATACAGAAAAAGAGAGACTAATCAACACAGAGAGGAATATAGCTTTTTTCAAATCCACCATTCTCCTTTGTAGCTAAAGATATATAGAAGAAGGATAACGATGTAATGAAAAGAGCCATCAACCCCCACTTGTTTTGACGCGAAAGAAAACCTGTCATTACTAGATCACTCTCCTAAATAGTATTTTTTGTTATAATTAGGTAACTACTATGATAGTATTCCGACAAGCGAGTAGAGTCAAGTTATTTTCTTACTTTTTATATTATTTAGTTTTTTGTTTGTTGTTGAGTTATATCATTTATAATAAAACCTCAAAATATACTTTTTTAAGATATATGGCAAAGAGAAAGTGAAGAAGATAACATTGGCTCAAGAGATCAGCCAATTAACAACGTTTCAGCATCCGGCCTATATGTTGGTGGACTCATGATGCTTAAATTCATGATTACACATGCGACACTTGCTTTTTTGTTATGATAGGTGCGCTCCTCTTGATTTGAGCATACCCCACAACTAAAAAAGTACGGGAACTTATTCCTAAGCCCCCGTACTCTCCTTTAACTTACCTCTCTTTTATTAGCCCCCATTTGCTCTCCAACCTCTTGATCCTCTTGCCAACACTCGACACCTTTAAGTCCTTCTATCTTATGCGCATAAAAGACAGGGTCTTTCCCTTGCTTCCGCTGTTCCATATAGTCCCTCAGCGCTGCAAAGGCGTATTTACCGATAATCAAAATAGCAACTAGGTTGATAAATGCCATCAGAGCCATCGCCAGATCTGCCAAGCTCCATACTAGTTGTAGACTAGCAAGTGCTCCAAAAGCAACCATCCCCAAGGCTGCGATCCGGTATACATAGAGTGACGCTTTCCTTTTACTCACAAAGCCAATATTGGCTTCGCCATAATAGTAACTACCAACGATGGAGCTAAAGGCAAAGGTCAAGATCGCTATCGCTAAGAATCCCCCTGCCCATGAGCCAAAATGTTCACCCATTGCCGCTTGGGTTAAGTTTACCCCAGTTAATTCTGCAGAGCCCTGCTTTCCTGAGAGCAATATAATCGAAGCTGTGGCCGTACATACCAACAATGTGTCGAAAAAGACACCCATCGCTTGAATAAATCCTTGTTTGACAGGGTGCGATACTTCCGCTGTCGCCGCAGCATTAGGGGCACTCCCCATCCCTGCTTCGTTAGAGAAAAGACCACGCTTTACTCCCATCGAGATAGCAGCTCCCATTCCACCACCTACTACCTCTTCAAATCCAAATGCACTTTTGAAGATGAGTAGAAGCATCGCTGGAATCTCAGTAAAATTACTAAAGGTGACATATAAAGCTAGTACCATGTAGAAAACCGCCA
This sequence is a window from Mechercharimyces sp. CAU 1602. Protein-coding genes within it:
- a CDS encoding sodium:alanine symporter family protein, whose product is MYDLFANSINFINNILWSYILIGLLLGAGVYFTIRMKFGQMRYFREMIRVLAEKPSFDKKDKNQISSLQAFMIGAATRIGTGNVAGVATAIAAGGPGAVFWMWLVAVLGGATAFVESTLAQIYKVKDEVGYRGGPAYYIQKQIGSKWMSRAFAIGIIVSFGLVFNSVQSNTIAEAFTGSFSINPMVIAIVLTVLTGVIIFGGVARIARFSEKVVPVMAVFYMVLALYVTFSNFTEIPAMLLLIFKSAFGFEEVVGGGMGAAISMGVKRGLFSNEAGMGSAPNAAATAEVSHPVKQGFIQAMGVFFDTLLVCTATASIILLSGKQGSAELTGVNLTQAAMGEHFGSWAGGFLAIAILTFAFSSIVGSYYYGEANIGFVSKRKASLYVYRIAALGMVAFGALASLQLVWSLADLAMALMAFINLVAILIIGKYAFAALRDYMEQRKQGKDPVFYAHKIEGLKGVECWQEDQEVGEQMGANKREVS